AGGATTTTGGCCCACTTTCGGACTGGTTATTCTAACGGGCCTTATAGGCCTTGTTATAATACGAACACAAGGTTTCTATATGCTACAACGCATTAGAAATGATGTTGCTATGGGAGTGCCGCCGGCACAGGCACTTATTGACGGCCTGTATTTATTAATTGGCGGCATATTATTAATAGTTCCTGGGCTAATAACTGACTTTATAGGTTTATTACTGCTGTTTCCTGTTTTCCGTTTTATGATTAACAGGTTGCTAACCCCATGGTTAATTGGCAAATTACATAAAAGCGGTGGATTTTATTATCGACGTTGGCAGTAGGATGGAAATTAACTGCAGCTTAACTTTAATTGATATTAATTGTATGTTATAATACAAAATTATTATAGATTTAGTTTAAAGAAGGGAGCGTTGACATGTATCCCGATAAATTTGCAAAAGAGGGATTAACTTTTGATGATGTTTTACTTGTACCTGCAGCTTCTGAGGTGCTACCCCGAGACGTTGACACCTCAGTGAATCTCACACAAAAAATTAAATTGAACATTCCAATAATGAGTGCAGGAATGGATACAGTTACTGAATCCCGCATGGCTATAGCCATAGCCCGGGAGGGTGGGATTGGTGTAATTCATAAGAATATGACTATAGAAGAGCAGGCTTTAGAGGTGGACCGGGTAAAACGTTCAGAACATGGAGTAATATGGGATCCGATATTTCTGTCACCTCAACACACCATTAATGATGCAGAATCCCTAATGTCCCGCTACCGCATATCCGGCGTACCCATCACCCAAGAAGACGGCAAACTGGTGGGTATACTGACCAATAGGGATTTAAGATTTATTAAGGACTATAACCAACCGATAGGTAATGTAATGACCAAGGACAACCTAGTAACTGCACCGGTTGGCACCACCTTGGTAGAAGCTCAAGATATATTGCAGCAGTATAAGGTAGAAAAACTGCCCATAGTCGATGATAATTACGTATTAAAAGGCTTAATTACAATTAAAGACATTGAAAAAGCAAGACAGTTCCCTCATTCAGCTAAGGACAGTCGAGGCCGACTGCTGGTGGCGGCTGCTGTGGGAGTATCCGCAGAAACAGAAGAGCGGTTGAGTGCATTAGTTAAGGCTAAGGTTGACGTTATTGTAGTAGATACTGCCCACGGACATTCTAAATATGTTATCGAAACAGTAAAATACATAAAACAGAATTATCCGGAAATAGATGTTATTGCGGGCAATGTGGCCACGGCAGAAGCCACTAAAAAACTTATAGAAGCCGGTGCCGATGCGGTAAAGGTTGGTATTGGACCCGGTTCTATATGTACCACCAGGGTGGTAACCGGTGTAGGGGTTCCACAAGTTACGGCAATTTACGACTGTGCTATGGAAGCTAAAAAATATAAGATCCCAATTATAGCTGACGGAGGAGTTAAATATTCCGGAGATATTACCAAGGCCATTGCTGCCGGAGGAAATGTGGTAATGCTAGGTAGTATATTGGCCGGCACAGAGGAAAGTCCCGGGGAAATAGAAATATATCAAGGTCGCAGCTACAAAGTTTATCGCGGCATGGGCTCATTGGGAGCAATGAAAAAGGGTAGTAAGGATCGTTATTTCCAAGACAATGCATTGAAATTGGTACCGGAGGGAGTAGAGGGTAGGGTACCCTATAAGGGAACACTTTCTGATACTGTGTTTCAGTTGATGGGCGGCTTAAGGGCAGGAATGGGTTATTGTGGATGTAAAAATATTAATGATTTACAGACTAAAACTAAATTTGTCCGAATAACCGGCGCCTCGTTAAAAGAAAGCCACCCCCACGGTGTAAACATTACTAAAGAAGCTCCCAACTACAATTTTTAATTTAGCGGTCAAGGATTTATTCTTGACACGGCCGGTTAAATAA
This window of the Desulfofalx alkaliphila DSM 12257 genome carries:
- a CDS encoding FxsA family protein; this translates as MRIRERFVLLGRLLLFFIIVPFIEITILIRLGDYIGFWPTFGLVILTGLIGLVIIRTQGFYMLQRIRNDVAMGVPPAQALIDGLYLLIGGILLIVPGLITDFIGLLLLFPVFRFMINRLLTPWLIGKLHKSGGFYYRRWQ
- the guaB gene encoding IMP dehydrogenase → MYPDKFAKEGLTFDDVLLVPAASEVLPRDVDTSVNLTQKIKLNIPIMSAGMDTVTESRMAIAIAREGGIGVIHKNMTIEEQALEVDRVKRSEHGVIWDPIFLSPQHTINDAESLMSRYRISGVPITQEDGKLVGILTNRDLRFIKDYNQPIGNVMTKDNLVTAPVGTTLVEAQDILQQYKVEKLPIVDDNYVLKGLITIKDIEKARQFPHSAKDSRGRLLVAAAVGVSAETEERLSALVKAKVDVIVVDTAHGHSKYVIETVKYIKQNYPEIDVIAGNVATAEATKKLIEAGADAVKVGIGPGSICTTRVVTGVGVPQVTAIYDCAMEAKKYKIPIIADGGVKYSGDITKAIAAGGNVVMLGSILAGTEESPGEIEIYQGRSYKVYRGMGSLGAMKKGSKDRYFQDNALKLVPEGVEGRVPYKGTLSDTVFQLMGGLRAGMGYCGCKNINDLQTKTKFVRITGASLKESHPHGVNITKEAPNYNF